In the genome of Flavobacteriales bacterium, one region contains:
- a CDS encoding excinuclease ABC subunit C, whose amino-acid sequence MKEKSHKLAEIVSELPHKPGIYQFMDDQGKIIYIGKARDIRKRVQSYFTKHFDNRKTAVLVSRIADIHYMVVETEFDAFLLENSLIKKYQPRYNIKLRDDKSFPWICIRNERFPRIYGMRNPVQDGSEYFGPYANVKVMNTLLELVTKLYPIRNCTLALTEENIEKKKFRICLEYQIGNCMGPCEGLQSEEDYDANIRHIRNIIKGNIGEVIQHLKLQMKGFADTFAFEKAQVTKEKLQKLEAFQAKSTVVNPRIDHVDVFAIDTHENVAYVNYLRIVNGAIVQTHTVELNTGLNESREELLSFAITDIRLKVKSDAREVILPFEVETDGRFQLIVPERGDKKKLLDLAERNVKYYLMDRQRQRLTKPKKTTHAQRILETLQKDLRMKELPQHIECFDNSNFQGHEPVAAMVVFKDAKPSKKDYRHFNIRTVQGPDDFASMEEIIFRRYKRMQDENEHLPQLIIIDGGKGQLGAALKSIDKLGLRGKMAIIGIAKKLEEIYFPGDSIPLYLDKKSESLKLIQQLRNEAHRFGITHHRNKRIKSALTSELDQVPGIGQVTRTKLLKAFGSVKGVRQASSEDLARVVGQKRAGIIQHFFSQSNRQG is encoded by the coding sequence TTGAAAGAAAAATCACATAAACTGGCTGAAATTGTTTCGGAGCTTCCGCACAAGCCCGGTATCTACCAGTTTATGGATGACCAGGGCAAGATCATCTACATCGGAAAAGCCCGGGATATCCGCAAACGGGTACAATCGTATTTCACCAAGCATTTTGACAACCGGAAAACAGCGGTGTTGGTCTCACGGATTGCCGACATTCATTACATGGTGGTGGAGACCGAATTCGATGCATTTCTCCTGGAGAACAGCCTGATCAAAAAGTATCAGCCCCGCTACAACATCAAGCTACGGGATGACAAATCCTTTCCATGGATCTGCATCCGCAACGAGCGGTTTCCACGCATATACGGCATGCGCAACCCGGTGCAGGACGGCTCGGAGTACTTCGGTCCGTATGCAAACGTGAAAGTCATGAACACCCTGTTGGAGCTGGTGACCAAATTATATCCCATCCGGAACTGCACGCTGGCCCTTACGGAAGAAAACATCGAAAAAAAGAAATTTCGCATCTGCCTGGAATACCAGATCGGGAACTGCATGGGGCCATGTGAGGGTTTACAAAGTGAAGAGGATTATGATGCCAACATCCGGCACATCCGCAACATCATCAAAGGGAACATCGGGGAAGTGATCCAGCATCTCAAACTTCAGATGAAAGGTTTTGCCGATACTTTCGCTTTTGAAAAAGCCCAGGTCACCAAAGAAAAACTCCAGAAGCTGGAAGCATTCCAGGCCAAATCAACTGTTGTGAATCCAAGGATCGATCATGTGGATGTATTTGCCATTGATACCCATGAAAACGTAGCCTACGTGAACTACCTGAGGATTGTGAACGGAGCCATTGTGCAAACCCATACCGTGGAGTTGAATACCGGACTCAATGAAAGTCGTGAAGAGTTGTTGAGCTTCGCCATCACCGATATTCGCCTAAAAGTGAAGAGCGATGCGCGGGAGGTGATCTTGCCTTTTGAAGTTGAAACCGATGGCCGCTTTCAGTTAATTGTGCCCGAACGGGGCGACAAGAAGAAACTGCTTGATCTCGCCGAAAGGAACGTCAAATACTACCTCATGGATCGTCAGCGGCAACGCCTGACCAAGCCAAAAAAAACCACGCACGCCCAACGCATCCTGGAAACTTTGCAGAAAGATCTCCGGATGAAGGAACTGCCGCAGCACATCGAATGTTTTGATAATTCGAACTTCCAGGGGCATGAACCAGTGGCTGCGATGGTGGTTTTTAAAGATGCCAAGCCATCCAAAAAAGATTATCGTCATTTCAATATCCGAACGGTTCAAGGGCCTGATGATTTCGCGTCCATGGAAGAGATCATCTTCAGACGATACAAACGCATGCAAGATGAAAACGAGCATCTGCCCCAACTGATCATCATCGATGGTGGCAAAGGCCAACTCGGAGCCGCCCTAAAAAGCATTGACAAACTGGGATTACGGGGAAAGATGGCCATTATCGGCATTGCAAAAAAACTGGAAGAGATCTACTTCCCGGGTGACAGTATACCACTGTATCTCGACAAAAAATCGGAAAGCCTGAAGTTGATCCAGCAGCTGCGGAATGAAGCCCATCGTTTCGGCATCACCCATCACAGAAACAAACGGATCAAAAGCGCCCTCACTTCCGAACTGGATCAAGTTCCAGGTATCGGGCAGGTCACACGTACCAAACTGCTGAAGGCATTCGGATCTGTTAAAGGCGTGCGCCAGGCTTCATCTGAAGACCTAGCTCGTGTGGTGGGACAAAAACGAGCCGGCATCATTCAGCACTTCTTCTCACAATCGAACCGACAGGGTTGA
- a CDS encoding T9SS type A sorting domain-containing protein — MAGALAAGAQPVVTKGAASFTEACGAWKTVTDIVVTEGAANDFAASQTNLTYVLGAPTGFEFKPGVGSVSKANGRDVSSVSINVTSGQITVTITTDGTPTKTDVVTISGVEMMITTATVAGSPYHVTYDAGSSSGSWNTVDGTQHADLTVSAGGTNITSNGTGGGNWNTASTWSPTQVPTECDNVTIIGSDVVTVDADVSVSDLTIGASATLTHGNNNQIDLYGSYTNNGSHLGGNGSSRLYLDGNAVAIDGTGSIGVGGGIYVEGNYDIAATAALSASKTITIDGANTVTNNGSVTTTATITGTGTWINAANATLITTSTITSGLTANAAGNLVHYNNGGNQNIKAASYANITFSGSGNKTLQGNIVVGEDLTLNSGPTLATSSYHISLAGDWINNGGNVNHSNTCILTLNGASDQKITSAGKAFYDIVVNNTGAAGSDDILPQDALTANGSVTLTDGDLNANGFNISVGKNWTVGASGSFTHGNANTVTFNGTAVQTITSNGNSFYLFTTNNTAGAASDDIILADDLTVLSTLTVTDGEFKPSGNTAYVAGDWTIGATGSFTHGGSGTVVLNGGVAQAITSNAQPFYNLTISNSSGDVSLSDNTTVANALTFSSGFISIGDFDLTTTTISGASSSNFVVTDGIGELVKPSLNSAFTFPIGTTTSSYTPVTIDNTAGAAGDFGTRVCENVFDDGACSGGTQITSMVINKTWQVSTTSGSPNYNITTQWNASDETGDFDRSKTYISMYTGGAWDQQNAEGAAGGSDPYTVTATAMTAAGPIGVGGGAFGALPIELLSFEAKTGEGCVDLEWVTASETNNDYFTIEKSSDGKEFAEIKTVKGAGNSVAMLHYYAKDEKPLDGISYYRLKQTDFDGAFTYSQVVAVRYDASVMSTGRKDEPSIGVYPNPTTGKEVSIKLSKFNKDEEVLVVIMDETGREYYSKVILTNTGGDTVLAVDPYRRLVPGLYLVIASSRQSIVSQKLVIKP, encoded by the coding sequence ATGGCGGGTGCTCTCGCAGCAGGCGCTCAGCCTGTTGTTACCAAAGGTGCTGCCTCATTCACCGAAGCATGCGGTGCCTGGAAAACCGTAACGGATATAGTTGTAACCGAAGGTGCTGCAAACGATTTTGCAGCCAGCCAAACCAACCTTACTTATGTATTGGGCGCTCCCACGGGGTTTGAATTTAAACCCGGAGTGGGAAGTGTATCCAAAGCGAATGGAAGGGACGTTAGCTCCGTTTCCATCAATGTAACTTCAGGCCAGATAACGGTCACCATCACCACAGACGGCACACCCACTAAAACGGACGTTGTCACCATATCAGGCGTTGAAATGATGATTACCACAGCTACCGTTGCCGGCAGCCCTTATCATGTTACCTATGATGCTGGTTCATCCTCTGGCTCGTGGAATACAGTGGATGGTACGCAACACGCTGATCTTACTGTTTCAGCCGGAGGCACGAACATTACATCCAATGGTACAGGTGGTGGTAACTGGAACACAGCTTCTACTTGGAGTCCCACCCAGGTGCCCACTGAATGTGATAATGTTACAATTATCGGGTCAGATGTGGTAACTGTGGATGCTGATGTAAGCGTATCGGATCTTACGATCGGTGCTTCTGCAACCCTGACCCATGGCAATAACAACCAGATTGATTTATATGGCAGCTATACCAACAACGGTAGCCACTTGGGCGGAAACGGAAGCAGTAGGTTATACCTGGATGGTAATGCGGTTGCAATTGATGGTACGGGTTCTATCGGGGTAGGAGGAGGCATATATGTGGAGGGCAACTATGACATAGCTGCTACGGCAGCATTGTCCGCATCCAAAACAATCACCATTGATGGTGCCAATACAGTTACCAATAATGGATCTGTGACTACCACGGCAACCATTACCGGTACCGGAACATGGATCAATGCTGCCAATGCAACGTTGATCACGACCTCGACAATTACCTCCGGCCTTACCGCAAATGCTGCCGGAAACCTTGTTCATTACAACAATGGCGGAAACCAAAATATCAAAGCAGCGAGTTATGCCAACATTACCTTCAGCGGATCAGGTAACAAAACCCTGCAAGGTAACATTGTGGTTGGTGAAGATTTAACCTTGAATTCCGGTCCTACGCTGGCGACAAGTTCTTACCATATTTCACTTGCCGGTGACTGGATTAACAATGGGGGTAATGTGAACCACAGCAACACGTGTATCCTTACCTTGAATGGAGCCAGCGACCAAAAGATCACTTCTGCAGGCAAGGCGTTTTATGACATTGTGGTGAACAACACAGGCGCGGCGGGCTCGGATGACATCTTGCCGCAGGATGCACTTACTGCAAATGGAAGCGTCACCCTTACGGATGGAGACTTGAATGCCAACGGTTTTAATATATCCGTAGGAAAGAACTGGACTGTGGGCGCATCCGGATCCTTTACACACGGCAATGCCAATACAGTTACTTTCAATGGTACGGCGGTGCAAACCATTACTTCCAATGGAAATTCGTTTTACTTGTTTACAACCAACAACACAGCGGGTGCCGCTAGTGATGATATTATCCTGGCAGATGACCTCACCGTTCTGAGCACACTTACGGTGACCGATGGAGAATTCAAACCTTCCGGAAATACGGCGTATGTGGCAGGTGATTGGACCATTGGCGCAACCGGTTCATTTACCCATGGAGGTTCCGGTACCGTGGTTTTGAATGGCGGTGTGGCACAAGCCATCACTTCCAATGCCCAACCATTTTACAACCTGACGATTTCCAATTCAAGTGGTGATGTGTCTTTATCGGATAATACAACGGTAGCTAATGCTTTGACGTTTAGCAGCGGATTTATATCTATAGGCGACTTTGACCTGACAACCACCACCATTTCCGGTGCGAGCTCGTCCAATTTTGTTGTTACCGACGGCATCGGAGAACTGGTAAAACCATCACTCAACTCGGCATTTACGTTCCCGATCGGGACCACAACATCCAGTTATACACCTGTTACCATTGATAATACAGCGGGTGCTGCCGGTGACTTCGGTACGCGGGTGTGTGAGAACGTGTTTGATGATGGTGCCTGTTCAGGCGGTACGCAGATTACATCCATGGTCATCAACAAAACCTGGCAGGTAAGTACTACATCAGGCTCTCCCAACTATAACATAACCACGCAGTGGAATGCGTCGGATGAGACGGGTGACTTTGACCGAAGCAAAACATACATCAGTATGTACACGGGAGGGGCATGGGACCAACAGAATGCCGAAGGGGCTGCAGGTGGATCCGACCCGTATACGGTCACTGCCACTGCCATGACGGCGGCAGGCCCCATCGGTGTGGGTGGCGGTGCCTTTGGTGCATTGCCCATAGAATTGTTGTCCTTCGAGGCGAAAACCGGCGAAGGATGTGTGGATCTTGAGTGGGTAACCGCATCCGAAACCAATAACGATTATTTCACCATAGAGAAGTCATCTGATGGCAAGGAATTCGCCGAGATTAAAACGGTTAAAGGTGCCGGTAACAGTGTTGCCATGTTGCACTATTATGCAAAGGATGAAAAGCCGCTTGATGGAATATCCTATTACCGTTTGAAACAAACGGATTTCGACGGAGCCTTTACTTACTCACAGGTGGTTGCGGTTCGCTACGATGCAAGTGTGATGTCTACCGGTCGGAAAGACGAACCTTCCATCGGTGTGTATCCCAATCCTACCACGGGGAAAGAGGTATCCATTAAACTGTCTAAGTTTAATAAGGATGAAGAAGTGCTTGTGGTGATCATGGATGAAACCGGCCGGGAGTACTATTCCAAAGTGATATTAACCAATACGGGTGGAGATACCGTGTTGGCTGTGGATCCTTACCGTAGGCTGGTACCCGGGCTCTATCTGGTGATAGCAAGCAGCCGCCAGTCGATCGTGAGCCAGAAACTGGTGATTAAACCATAG
- a CDS encoding S9 family peptidase: MKRITMRLTGTLMAAGLWLSCQHPSNAPENMLKETLQPPIAAKKDCVLTEHGNKRMDPYFWMRLTDEQKSASQPDPQTQQVLDYLNAENDYTQSILEHTEPFQEKLFQEITGRIKKDDASVPYPKNGYYYYSRYEEGKEYPIYCRKKGSTDAPEEVILDVNELAGKHAYYSATGLTVSPDNNLLAFGEDTLSRRIYTIRFKNLATGEWLTDQIPNTTGDGAWANDNLTYFYTSKHPVSLLSEKIWSHQLGQDVAQDQLKYHETDPSYYIDVTRSKSGRFVMIQASSTMTDHWLILDANQPNGAFKSFTAIAKDLKYDIEHAGHSFYILTNLDANNFRLMECPEKQTDKSNWKEKWGTREDALLAAFDVFEHHIVLTERSNALTHIRVLNLETGDDHVIAFDEEAYVTYPTSNAEYKTNQLRFAYSSLTTPYSIYDYDMNTRDKQLKKTEEVVGGHDPSQYVGKRLWATASGGTKIPISLVYRKDMDPSNGKNPLLLYAYGSYGYSIDPGFSSDRLSLLDRGFIFAIAHIRGGQEMGRSWYDDGKMFHKKNTFTDFIDCAKFLIDQRYTSAEHLYAMGGSAGGLLMGAVLNMAPEVFHGVVARVPFVDVVSTMLDETIPLTTNEFDEWGNPKNKDSYDYMLSYSPYDNVKRMNYPNILVTTGLFDSQVQYWEPAKWVAKLRDMKTDDNLLLLQTNMEAGHGGASGRFRRFHETAFIYAFMLDLEGIKE; the protein is encoded by the coding sequence ATGAAAAGAATTACGATGCGGCTAACGGGAACGCTTATGGCCGCTGGCCTGTGGCTCTCATGCCAGCATCCGTCTAACGCACCCGAAAACATGCTGAAAGAAACCTTGCAACCTCCCATCGCAGCCAAAAAGGATTGTGTACTGACCGAACATGGCAACAAACGAATGGACCCGTACTTCTGGATGCGTCTCACCGACGAACAGAAAAGTGCATCCCAGCCCGATCCGCAAACCCAACAGGTATTGGATTACCTGAATGCCGAGAACGACTACACCCAATCGATACTGGAACATACCGAACCTTTCCAGGAAAAGCTGTTCCAGGAAATAACCGGACGCATAAAAAAAGACGACGCATCCGTTCCCTACCCGAAAAACGGATATTACTATTACTCGCGATACGAAGAAGGCAAGGAATATCCCATTTACTGCCGCAAAAAAGGGAGCACGGATGCACCTGAAGAGGTGATCCTGGACGTGAACGAACTGGCGGGCAAACACGCATACTACAGCGCTACGGGTCTGACTGTGAGTCCGGATAACAACCTGCTCGCTTTCGGTGAAGATACATTGAGCCGCCGCATCTATACCATCCGTTTCAAAAACCTGGCAACGGGTGAGTGGCTGACCGATCAGATCCCCAACACCACCGGTGATGGGGCCTGGGCCAACGATAACCTGACCTACTTTTACACCAGCAAACACCCTGTATCGCTTTTGTCTGAAAAAATATGGAGCCATCAGCTGGGGCAGGACGTTGCACAGGACCAGTTGAAATACCACGAAACAGACCCCTCCTATTACATTGATGTCACACGCAGCAAATCCGGTCGGTTTGTGATGATCCAGGCATCCAGCACGATGACGGACCATTGGCTGATTTTGGATGCCAATCAACCGAATGGTGCTTTCAAATCTTTCACTGCCATTGCGAAGGACCTGAAATACGACATCGAACATGCCGGTCATTCTTTTTACATCCTAACAAACCTGGATGCAAACAACTTCCGGCTGATGGAATGCCCGGAAAAGCAAACCGACAAATCAAACTGGAAAGAGAAATGGGGAACAAGAGAAGACGCTTTGCTGGCCGCATTCGACGTGTTTGAACACCACATCGTGCTCACTGAAAGATCCAACGCGCTCACCCACATACGGGTACTCAACCTGGAAACCGGTGATGATCATGTGATCGCTTTTGATGAAGAAGCCTATGTCACATATCCCACATCAAATGCAGAATACAAAACCAACCAGCTGCGGTTCGCTTATTCCTCCCTGACCACACCCTATTCCATCTACGATTACGACATGAACACGCGGGATAAACAGCTGAAGAAAACCGAAGAAGTCGTGGGCGGACATGACCCCTCACAATACGTGGGTAAACGATTGTGGGCAACGGCAAGTGGCGGCACCAAAATTCCCATCTCGCTTGTATACAGGAAAGATATGGACCCTTCTAACGGGAAAAACCCTTTGTTGCTATATGCATACGGCTCCTACGGGTATTCGATTGATCCCGGGTTTTCCAGCGACCGACTGAGCCTGCTGGACCGTGGGTTCATTTTTGCCATTGCACACATCCGGGGCGGTCAGGAAATGGGGCGATCCTGGTATGATGACGGAAAAATGTTTCACAAGAAAAATACCTTCACCGACTTCATAGACTGTGCGAAATTCCTGATCGATCAGCGATACACATCAGCTGAACATTTGTATGCCATGGGCGGAAGTGCGGGTGGATTGTTGATGGGCGCGGTTCTGAACATGGCCCCGGAAGTATTTCACGGGGTTGTGGCCAGGGTGCCCTTCGTGGATGTGGTATCCACCATGCTGGATGAAACCATTCCGCTTACCACCAACGAATTTGATGAATGGGGCAATCCCAAGAACAAGGATTCTTATGACTACATGCTTTCCTACTCACCGTATGACAATGTGAAACGCATGAATTATCCGAACATCCTGGTCACTACGGGATTGTTCGACAGTCAGGTCCAGTATTGGGAACCGGCCAAATGGGTTGCCAAGTTGAGGGACATGAAAACCGATGACAACCTGCTGTTGTTACAAACCAACATGGAAGCCGGTCATGGCGGTGCTTCCGGGCGTTTCCGTCGCTTTCATGAAACCGCATTTATTTATGCCTTCATGCTTGATCTCGAAGGCATCAAAGAGTAA
- a CDS encoding lamin tail domain-containing protein, whose amino-acid sequence MKTLFFFFILALSFSICRVQAQWIDDFSDGDLSSNPTWTGQLAKFRVNPQHQLQLMGPEEEGTAMLLAPIPADTAREWSFWLKLAFPPSENNRFRLYLSCDTVHGEPTHGYFLQIGESGNEDRLKFIHENNGIQTVLGQGLTATFSGSSVQVRIRVNYQQNTWKIWSDTLGQDDFSLELEATAGPPEGPLNALWCRHTKSHSSDFFLDDIYIGPLRTDTTPPRIVSVRVLNPNTIAVRFSESILTSSAMNEQHYRVSRYIGTPEYALKSSTDPHVAVLHFSADLQESLLYTLSVSGVADLNGIPIQPVSYPFSYHLPQPGDIVINEVLFDPINDGVDFVEIYNHSMYEVDLADLCLWRENEFTHAWENKTKLSASEQMFMPGEYLFCSSDPEKIAEQYPSACIPQAVRTSGFPTLNNDRGTVLLTTGDSVILDRFSYRASYHFPFLEDPEGYSLERLRADHYTQDSTNWHSASDASGGATPGRKNSQEPTEGGGNDVLSIGSQTFSPDQDGYHDVLAISYKLPHPSSIVSIRIFDRAGRWVVTLLDRVYAGSEGEIFWDGRNKTGGICAAGIYLIDFQWFDAAGHEGHKKKLCIIRPAQRQR is encoded by the coding sequence TTGAAAACATTATTTTTCTTCTTCATCCTGGCATTATCCTTCTCAATTTGTCGGGTTCAGGCCCAATGGATAGATGATTTTTCGGATGGGGATCTTTCTTCCAATCCCACATGGACCGGGCAACTGGCAAAATTCCGGGTCAATCCACAGCATCAATTGCAGCTGATGGGCCCCGAGGAAGAAGGCACCGCCATGTTACTCGCACCCATTCCGGCAGACACGGCGCGGGAATGGAGTTTCTGGCTGAAACTGGCTTTCCCGCCAAGTGAAAACAACCGTTTTCGGCTTTACCTGTCATGCGATACGGTACATGGAGAACCGACCCATGGGTACTTTCTGCAGATCGGTGAATCGGGCAACGAAGACCGTTTGAAATTTATACATGAGAACAACGGAATACAAACGGTACTTGGGCAAGGCCTAACAGCAACCTTCAGCGGTTCATCAGTACAGGTACGCATACGGGTCAACTACCAACAGAATACATGGAAGATCTGGTCGGATACCCTGGGTCAGGACGATTTCTCATTGGAACTGGAAGCGACCGCCGGGCCACCTGAAGGGCCGCTGAATGCACTCTGGTGTCGCCACACGAAAAGTCACTCAAGTGATTTTTTCCTGGATGACATTTACATCGGTCCTTTACGGACGGATACCACACCTCCCCGCATTGTTTCCGTTCGCGTGTTAAACCCGAACACGATTGCGGTAAGGTTTTCAGAAAGCATTCTGACGTCATCGGCCATGAATGAGCAGCATTACCGTGTGTCCCGGTACATTGGCACTCCGGAATACGCGCTCAAATCTTCCACAGATCCGCATGTCGCAGTGCTTCACTTCAGTGCTGATCTTCAGGAATCTTTGCTGTATACCCTGTCGGTCTCAGGTGTAGCAGATCTGAACGGGATTCCGATCCAACCTGTATCCTATCCGTTTTCATACCACCTACCCCAGCCGGGCGACATCGTGATTAACGAAGTGTTGTTCGATCCCATCAACGACGGGGTGGATTTTGTGGAAATATACAACCACAGTATGTACGAGGTAGATCTGGCTGATCTTTGTTTGTGGCGTGAAAATGAATTCACACATGCATGGGAAAACAAAACCAAGCTTTCGGCATCCGAACAGATGTTCATGCCAGGTGAATATCTATTCTGCAGCTCAGATCCAGAAAAGATCGCTGAACAATACCCTTCTGCATGCATACCACAAGCTGTCAGAACAAGCGGATTTCCTACTCTAAATAACGATCGTGGAACAGTTTTGCTAACTACCGGAGACAGTGTGATCCTGGACAGGTTTTCATACCGCGCGTCGTATCATTTTCCCTTTCTGGAAGATCCTGAAGGGTATTCGTTGGAACGACTTCGTGCGGATCATTACACCCAGGACAGCACAAACTGGCATTCGGCTTCCGATGCATCGGGAGGTGCCACACCCGGTCGGAAGAATTCACAAGAACCGACAGAAGGGGGTGGCAATGATGTGTTGTCCATTGGTTCGCAAACCTTCTCACCGGATCAGGACGGGTATCATGATGTACTTGCGATTTCTTACAAGCTACCGCATCCCTCAAGCATTGTCAGCATTCGCATCTTCGACCGCGCAGGCAGGTGGGTTGTTACATTGTTGGACCGCGTGTATGCGGGTTCAGAAGGTGAAATTTTCTGGGATGGGAGAAACAAGACTGGTGGTATCTGTGCTGCGGGTATCTATTTGATCGACTTCCAGTGGTTCGATGCGGCAGGCCATGAGGGCCACAAAAAGAAGCTGTGCATCATCCGCCCCGCTCAACGCCAACGGTGA
- a CDS encoding aspartate-semialdehyde dehydrogenase, producing the protein MKVAVVGATGMVGQVMLKVLEERDLPITELIPVASEKSIGKEIKYKGKSYKIVGMQEAVDMVPDIALFSAGGSTSLEWAPKFAAAGTTVIDNSSAWRMDPDKKLVVPEINADVLGDNDKIIANPNCSTIQMVLALSPLHKKYGIKRLIISTYQSVTGTGVKAAQQMEDERNGVDGVKAYPHPIDRNCLPQCDVFTENGYTKEEMKLVNETRKILRDPAIGVTATAVRVPVIGGHSESVNVEFKEEFDMNEVRSLLQQQDGVVLLDEPASNVYPMPLNAQHKDEVFVGRLRRDESQPKTLNMWIVADNLRKGAATNAVQIAQYLTQKRLVGKSVEA; encoded by the coding sequence ATGAAAGTAGCCGTTGTAGGAGCCACCGGTATGGTGGGTCAGGTTATGCTGAAGGTGCTCGAAGAGCGCGATTTACCCATTACAGAATTGATCCCTGTTGCCAGCGAGAAATCCATTGGTAAGGAGATTAAATACAAGGGTAAATCCTATAAGATTGTGGGCATGCAGGAGGCTGTGGACATGGTACCTGACATTGCCCTGTTTTCAGCGGGAGGCAGCACATCACTCGAGTGGGCGCCCAAATTTGCCGCCGCGGGCACAACCGTTATAGATAATTCCTCTGCATGGAGAATGGATCCCGACAAGAAACTGGTGGTTCCGGAAATCAATGCGGATGTGCTGGGTGACAATGACAAGATCATCGCTAATCCCAACTGTTCGACCATCCAGATGGTACTGGCGTTGTCTCCGCTTCACAAGAAATACGGGATCAAGCGTTTGATCATCTCCACCTATCAATCTGTAACCGGAACGGGAGTGAAGGCAGCCCAGCAAATGGAAGATGAGCGCAATGGTGTGGATGGTGTCAAAGCATACCCCCATCCGATCGACCGAAATTGTTTGCCCCAATGCGATGTATTTACAGAGAACGGTTACACGAAAGAGGAAATGAAGCTGGTGAATGAAACCAGAAAAATCCTTCGTGATCCTGCGATCGGTGTAACGGCCACGGCTGTTCGTGTACCGGTGATCGGTGGTCACTCGGAATCCGTGAATGTCGAATTCAAAGAAGAATTCGATATGAATGAAGTACGTTCCCTGTTGCAGCAACAGGACGGCGTTGTATTGCTGGATGAACCCGCATCCAACGTATATCCCATGCCCCTGAACGCACAGCATAAAGATGAAGTGTTTGTTGGCAGGTTGCGTCGGGATGAGTCCCAGCCCAAGACGTTGAACATGTGGATTGTTGCGGATAATCTTCGGAAAGGTGCCGCTACCAATGCTGTGCAGATTGCTCAGTACCTGACACAGAAAAGGCTGGTCGGAAAGTCCGTAGAAGCTTGA
- a CDS encoding redoxin domain-containing protein, protein MKQCKIRTARELKCLFVVFSLVWPAFLQAQNIPSLDFNHARKYWEANNDTTYVVNFWATWCGPCVKELPLFDALADKYRNKPVKVLLVSLDMKSQVPDKLSAFLEKKKIRSEVIHLDDRDANRWIPMVDEAWTGAIPATLILQNKRGKKYFVESEIDEKKLQDALNQIYDE, encoded by the coding sequence ATGAAACAATGCAAGATACGTACAGCGAGGGAATTAAAGTGCCTGTTTGTGGTTTTTTCCCTTGTGTGGCCAGCGTTTTTACAGGCCCAGAATATTCCCAGTCTGGATTTCAATCATGCCAGAAAGTACTGGGAAGCGAACAATGACACGACCTATGTGGTGAATTTCTGGGCCACCTGGTGCGGACCGTGTGTCAAGGAATTACCCTTGTTTGATGCACTGGCCGATAAGTACCGCAACAAACCTGTAAAGGTCCTTCTGGTGAGCCTTGATATGAAAAGCCAGGTACCGGACAAATTATCCGCTTTTCTTGAGAAAAAGAAAATCAGATCGGAAGTGATTCATCTGGATGACCGGGATGCAAACCGGTGGATCCCTATGGTGGATGAAGCATGGACCGGTGCCATTCCAGCCACACTTATCCTGCAAAACAAAAGGGGAAAGAAGTATTTTGTAGAGTCTGAAATAGATGAGAAGAAGCTCCAGGATGCATTGAATCAGATTTACGATGAATAA